A genomic stretch from Tenrec ecaudatus isolate mTenEca1 chromosome X, mTenEca1.hap1, whole genome shotgun sequence includes:
- the SLC7A3 gene encoding cationic amino acid transporter 3, protein MLWQSLRRFGQKLVRRRALEPGMVETRLTRCLNTLDLVALGVGSTLGAGVYILAGEVAKEKAGPSIVISFLVAAFSSVLAGLCYAEFGARVPCAGSAYLYSYVTVGELWAFTTGWNLILSYVIGTASVARAWSSAFDNLIGNHISQTLQGSISLHVPHILADYPDFFAMGLVLLLTGLLALGASESALVTKVFTGVNLLVLGFVIISGFIKGKLHNWKLTEEDYELAMPGPNGTYSLGPLGSGGFMPFGFEGILRGAATCFYAFVGFDCIAATGDEAQNPQRSIPMSIVISLFVCFLAYFGVSSALTLMMPYYQLQPESPLPEAFFHIGWAPARYVVAVGSLCALSTSLLGCMFPMPRVIYAMADDGLLFHGLARIHTSTHTPVVATVLSGVIAAFMAFLFELTDLVDLMSIGTLLAYSLVAICVLILRYQPDQEIKNREDEVELQGEKMPEAKKLTLQGVFCSFNAIPTAFSGQVVYICSSLLALLMNILCLVLAQWPIPLLSGDPVWVTVVVLLLMLITGTTWVIWRQPQSSTSLHFKVPALPLLPLVSIFVNIYLMMQMTAGTWTRFGVWMLIGFAIYFGYGIRHSMEEVKSDQPPSKSKAKPVDLDLSSSCAHSI, encoded by the exons ATGCTGTGGCAATCACTTCGCAGATTTGGTCAAAAGCTGGTACGCCGACGTGCACTGGAGCCAGGCATGGTTGAGACTCGCCTTACCAGATGCCTGAACACCCTGGATTTAGTAGCCCTGGGTGTGGGCAGCACTTTGGGTGCAGGTGTGTACATCCTGGCTGGTGAGGTGGCCAAAGAGAAAGCCGGACCATCCATTGTGATCTCTTTTCTGGTGGCTGCCTTCTCTTCTGTGTTGGCTGGGCTGTGCTATGCAGAGTTTGGTGCCCGAGTTCCTTGTGCTGGTTCTGCATATCTCTACAGCTATGTCACGGTGGGTGAACTCTGGGCCTTCACCACAGGCTGGAACCTCATCCTCTCCTATGTTATCG GTACAGCCAGTGTGGCCCGTGCCTGGAGTTCTGCTTTTGACAACCTGATTGGGAACCACATTTCCCAGACCCTGCAGGGGAGTATCTCACTGCATGTGCCTCACATCCTTGCAGATTATCCAGATTTCTTTGCTATGGGCCTTGTGTTGCTACTCACTG GATTGCTGGCTCTGGGAGCTAGTGAGTCAGCCCTAGTTACCAAAGTGTTCACAGGAGTGAATCTTTTGGTTCTTGGCTTTGTCATCATCTCTGGCTTCATTAAGGGGAAGCTGCATAACTGGAAGCTCACTGAAGAAGACTATGAATTGGCCATGCCTGGACCCAATGGCACTTATAG CTTGGGTCCTCTGGGATCTGGAGGATTTATGCCTTTCGGGTTCGAGGGGATTCTCCGTGGAGCAGCTACCTGTTTCTATgcatttgttggttttgactgtaTTGCGGCCACTG GAGATGAGGCCCAGAATCCCCAGCGATCCATCCCTATGAGCATTGTGATCTCACTGTTTGTCTGCTTTTTGGCATATTTCGGTGTATCCTCTGCACTCACACTAATGATGCCTTACTACCAGCTTCAACCTGAGAGCCCTTTGCCTGAGGCATTTTTTCATATTGGATGGGCCCCTGCCCGCTATGTTGTGGCTGTTGGTTCCCTCTGCGCTCTTTCTACTAG CCTCTTGGGCTGCATGTTCCCCATGCCTCGAGTGATCTACGCAATGGCAGACGATGGCCTCCTGTTCCATGGGCTTGCTCGGATCCACACTAGCACCCACACACCTGTGGTGGCCACTGTGCTCTCTGGAGTTATTGCAG cattcATGGCATTTCTCTTTGAATTGACTGATCTTGTGGACCTCATGTCAATTGGGACCCTGCTTGCTTACTCCCTGGTGGCTATTTGTGTTCTCATCCTGAG ATATCAGCCTGACCAGGAGATAAAGAACAGGGAAGATGAAGTGGAGTTGCAGGGGGAGAAGATGCCTGAAGCAAAGAAGTTGACTCTACAGGGAGTGTTCTGCTCATTTAATGCTATACCCACTGCATTCTCTGGTCAAGTAGTTTATATTTGTTCCTCACTACTTG CTCTTCTGATGAATATCCTATGTCTGGTGCTGGCTCAGTGGCCAATTCCCCTGCTTTCTGGAGACCCAGTGTGGGTTACAGTGGTTGTGCTGCTCCTGATGCTCATTACTGGTACCACTTGGGTCATCTGGAGACAGCCACAGAGTTCTACTTCTCTTCACTTCAAG GTTCCTGCTTTACCTCTTCTCCCACTAGTGAGCATCTTTGTGAACATTTACCTTATGATGCAGATGACAGCTGGCACCTGGACCCGATTTGGAGTCTGGATGCTTATTG GGTTTGCTATCTACTTTGGTTATGGGATCCGGCACAGCATGGAAGAGGTTAAGAGTGACCAACCTCCATCCAAGTCTAAGGCAAAACCTGTAGATCTTGATCTCAGCAGTTCCTGTGCTCACTCGATTTGA